The Alkalihalobacillus sp. LMS6 genomic interval GTTTCAATGTTTGTTGCAGCCGTTTTCGCCATTTGCATCGCGATTTGCGCTGTTGGCGGGTATGGACGATTCGCTTCTTCATTAATAATAAGCGCGCAGTCGCCAATAACGAATACATCATCATAACCTGGCGCACGTAAATCTGGTTCTACCTTAATACGTCCACGGTTCGCTTCAAAACCAGAGTTGTCGATAACTGGGTTTCCACGTACACCTGTAGCCCAAACGATCGTTTCTGATTTAATTTCTTCGCCTTCACCAACAACAACACCAGAAGCCGTTACTTCTTTAATTGGCGTGTTAATTTTAAACTCAACACCACGGCTTTCAAGAAGGTTCATGCCATATTCAACCAATTCAGGGTCAAATCCTGGAAGGGCACTCGGTGCTGCTTCAACAACGAACAAGCGAACTTTTTCACGTGGTACATCATATTTTTTACAAAGCTCAGGAACGCGCTCAGATAATTCTCCGATAAATTCAATACCCGTAAATCCTGCGCCTGCTACAACAAATGTTAGCATGCCTTCATGAGGATCTGCTGTATTGTTGTAGTTTGCAAATTGCGCATCAATGTGATCCTTCACTTGACGAGCACCGTTTAATGTCCATTTCGTGAATGCATGTTCATGCACACCTGGAATACCAAACGTTTCAGAAACAGCACCTAATGATACAACGAGGTAATCATACTCTAATTCACCATCTTTAAGCATCACTTTTTTATCGTCTGTTTTAATTTCAAGCACTTCATCTTGAACGAAATTAACTTTGTTTGTATTTAAGACATCTGAAATTTTCACGCGTGTACGATCAGGATCCATGGTGCCTGCAGCAGGCTCATGTAACCACGTTGTTTGATAATGATAGTCATGCTTATTTACAAGTGTAATCGATGCATCATTATGTCCTAGTTTCTTTGACAACGTTACCGCTGTATTCATACCACCGTATCCAGCTCCGGCAATAACGATTTTTGCTTTGTTCACTACAAATCACTTCCAATTGTCAGTATTTTAATTCGTATGGCGTTTATGTTTGTGATCAATTTCACGTTCTAATTCATAACTAGAGAATTTCATATAATCGTCATATAATCCAACACTCTAATAATATTCGTTTTTTCTTCAAAATTCAACTCCATTGTATAAAAAAGTTTGGTTTAATTGCTGCCCTTTGTATTTGTTTCCACCACCATGTATAATGAGAAAGGATCTCAATTCAGTCTGGGGGGTAACACATTGGAAGAACGTGAAGATTTATATGACTTAACCATTATCGGTGGCGGTCCAGCTGGACTTTTTGCTGCCTTTTATGCAGGAATGCGCCAAATGAAAGTGAAAGTTATTGAAAGTATGCCTCAATTAGGCGGCCAACTTTCAGCGCTTTATCCTGATAAATATATTTATGATGTTGCTGGTTTTCCGAACATAAAAGCACAAGACTTAGTCGATCAACTTACTGCACAAGCTCAGCAGTTTAATCCAGAACTGGCGCTTGAAGAAGCGGTACAAACGTTAACGAAAGAAGAAGATAATACGTTTACATTAACCACAAATAAGCAATCTCATGCAACAAAAGCGGTATTAATTACGGCTGGTGCCGGTGCCTTTGCTCCAAGAAAGCTTAAAGTAGACGGAGCAGAGCAATACGAAGATCAAAATATCCATTATTTTATCCGTGATTTATCTGCTTTTACAGGTAAGCGTGTAGCTGTGATTGGCGG includes:
- a CDS encoding NAD(P)/FAD-dependent oxidoreductase yields the protein MNKAKIVIAGAGYGGMNTAVTLSKKLGHNDASITLVNKHDYHYQTTWLHEPAAGTMDPDRTRVKISDVLNTNKVNFVQDEVLEIKTDDKKVMLKDGELEYDYLVVSLGAVSETFGIPGVHEHAFTKWTLNGARQVKDHIDAQFANYNNTADPHEGMLTFVVAGAGFTGIEFIGELSERVPELCKKYDVPREKVRLFVVEAAPSALPGFDPELVEYGMNLLESRGVEFKINTPIKEVTASGVVVGEGEEIKSETIVWATGVRGNPVIDNSGFEANRGRIKVEPDLRAPGYDDVFVIGDCALIINEEANRPYPPTAQIAMQMAKTAATNIETLNKGGSNLESFKPDIKGTVASLGGKEAIGVVGSKKIYGGTANFMKKMIDNRALFVLGGPMLTLKKGKFPL